In the genome of Amphiura filiformis chromosome 11, Afil_fr2py, whole genome shotgun sequence, the window aaccgtacgccacctcgatcgccgtgtaatccctatggcgttacttttcgtcgtcttcattccatagtggcgtatagctcacgatacgtcactatgacatgtatCGAGgtatacgccactatgacatacaaagtttttcatttttgccgatatttcttaattataaaatgtgtatacaaagtggcgtatggtcgatacgccactatggaatacaaaaaatgtcactttgtaactatataccacatttaattaattaatttttaccaattaattagctaattatgactgatgagacttagaaaaaatgaaagagaacatcattaaaaacatttgtgccaattttcaaaaaattgaccaaaaatcactatacgccactatggaatacagccgacgaaataAATGAAGGTCCGTATATTTAAACCCAAGGGCCAGAAAGGTATTTGAAGATGTTGGCTTATTTCAATCTTAATTTTAAAAGCATGGTTAAGATTAAACCCTTCTCACAAGATTGCTTTATGGAATAAGTGCTCCATGCATGAATAATTATCTTTCAAAGGTATTCGATGTTCACAGTTACAGAACAAGAGGCACCTTCTTACTTCTACTTTTTATTCCACTGAGAATTTACTTATCGAAGGCATTGAGAAAAACTTCACTTTTCAGTATGCTTTCAAAATCACCTTTCCGATTATTTCCAATGTGATTACCATTTTTGTGTTCCCtggtttttgtgtttttaatgatCTTTTTGTTCCATTTAGGTATAATTTTTTTATCCGTCTTACTGTTTCAGTTCATTTTGTAAGGACACCATTTGAAATAAGCTTGAAAGATCGGCTTTCCTTGGGTTATCCATGTTCTACTTTTAGGTGTATGAAACATGTAATTTTTATTATCTTTTCGTAATAAGTTAATGAATTTTGAGTTTGTGAATTTGTTAATATATTATGAACTTGTTATGCCATGTTTTGTATCTGGAAATAGAActaataaaatcaatcaaccaatcaatccaCCCGGATTTCACACCTGTCATTGacacataattatgaaattaatattgaacaataattATGTTGGTTTCGCATTGCgcgatttttaaaatttgaaatagcCATATACCATTTATACAATCAGCAAAATATAaacccatcccaaaaagaaagtatctagtttgattttggtccataagtcaaagaaggggtgttaaatggtctatggttaaatcaagacctaccaaaagtatgttactgataaatttattccacacagtttaagggggtactacacccttcgataaatttgtgtctatttttgcatttttctcaaaaactaataacacagtggtaacaaaagttatgtgtattataggggcaaggaatccaattactacactggaatttcactgacccaagacaagcggtttgttatttatgataagaaataaggttaccgctatgatgtacctcgtttcctatcatatatactgaaccgcttgtcttgagtcactgaaatttcagtgtagtaattggattccttgccccaataatatacataacttttattaccagtgtgttatgttattatgttttgaaaataatgcaaatatagtcgcaaatttaccacaggggtgtagtacccccttaataattcatttgtccaaatcgatgcagaattgatgacacaatgaccttttaaatgcaGCTACCCAGGATTTTAAAGTTTCAGTAATTtctattgatgtggttttcctgctctcaagattcttcataaaggtacacaataacagagatgGACTTGTGGTTTATTGAATATTCTATTACTCTTGCGACCCATTATTcgaaatcgcgcactgtgatttgttaaaacacgtcacgtgagagctcattattctgcaataatgggccaagcgccgtaacacattatacgcacagcattacgcttggttacgcgtgtaATATTTCcacgatacgcgctgtcacttacgctcggtgcttgaagtaaacaacttgaaatatgtgtgccaaaaaatgatattttctcttctctggtaatagaatagaaataaagggtgcagcattgtcctttacacgcaaataatgtgtcctcggctgCGCCTGGCCCATTATTAACGTTTTTACTGCcccggacacattatttgggtgtaaaggataatgcattagcctaccctttatttcttaattttactccttcctcaatgttttacccttcactcttcacggtcaatatctggtatgtcctcctgctgcaacaaaatgaatgaaattgcaagatattgtgtacattgatgaagaatattgagtagcaggaccaaatcaatagaagttgctaaaacttttaaagttggGGTGGTTGCATTCAAAGGGTCATTGTGTCGTCAATTCTGCATTGATTTTGACAAATAAGGTATCTGGTAGGTTTTGATTTGATACCCCTTGCCTCTTCTTTGACTTGTGGCCCAAAAgaaaactggatactttcttttttggATGGGTTTATAAGGTGGGTGTTCATAAATCACAACCTTATAGCCAAAGTAATTTCGAAAATCAAGGTAGCCAGAAAGACCGCAAGGATAGGTATTCTCTTAATAATTTGAGATTATCAGTCCCGGCAAATAATGCAGAAATAACCATGACAACCACGTTATGAAACTGACACCGTTAAAAAGTTGCATCCTATTGTTTGTGCCCATGACAATAATCTAAACTAACATGTTTAATAATGGTGAGTGCTGCGCGGCAATGGAACTTGCTACATAAATAGAGAGTGAAAACTCATGACATTTATGATGTGCAAACAAATATGGCTGCAACTTTTGAACTTGCtcagaaatattttgatatcattagaATATCACCATTAGTATCGAAGTAATATTTATCATCACCTTGATCACTTTTCTTGACACGTGCATTACGTTTGATATAGTCGATGACTTGATTGAAGGTTTCATCTGGTACTGATTCCTGAAACTTGACTGTCATAGTGATGAAATCAAGTAGAAGCTTGGTGACAGGTGTCATCTCATCTTGGGTGAAACAGGTGGTTACATCTGCTGATAGTGTGTAAAAAGATTGGGTATAAGCCATCTGGTACTTGCTCAGGACATATTTCACATCTGTGGAGGTGATAAGACCGTTTGTCTTTACCTTCTGTGGTTCAGTAGTAGTTGTTGGAGTCTGCTCTTCCATAGCTAGCTGTGGGAATGTCTTCAATAGCAATGACATACCGGAGTCTAAAACAGAAATATAAAGTTATTAGAGATTTCTTATCTCAGGTTTCAGTACATAATGACTATATGGGATATGCTGATGAAATAGATACGGAAAGTGGGTTTATTTTCAGCCTTCTATATACTATAATAGGGATGGATTTTTTGGGTGCAAAATGGAAtgattgtttttttcttttcttttcaaaagttAACCAAACTTAATGAATGTTGAGCCAAAAACAGATAtaacaattttgagaaaatttgggCTTTGGGTGTAGAGATAGGTCCATTATTTTGGTGATTTCTTGTTGTAAATATAGGCCCTACTTTAAGACTCTTGCCATGCCCAAAACAAACTTGAATacctaagctgaatttatactcaatcgcttttgcagaaaagcaattCTCATGCATGCCTagtgtttacttccgttttcagagcgtcaaagccggtcaatcgattcaaatcgctgaggcaaaaacgacgtcgcttttgcaagttgaagaaagtTCAACTTCTGAACGATGAAGCTTGACACGTGAAGGCATCATTTACAACCATCTATTGGATcgattattttgctaattaatttacatttctcgattattaactttccgcgttgaattaattcaaaacaataattattgacatcaatggatgttctaaaaatgtatttcgtggcatttagaatattctAATTGTCGTCTACAATCGccatgataagtataaatgcaaaagcgacgagcgatgcatcacaaaattcggcgattacccatcgctttccaaaagcggtgcatcaCAATCggtcggcgatcgagtataaattcagctttactggCGTCTTACTTACCTGCTACTATTATCATGAATATCATCCCACCAGGTTGCAGTAACTTGTACAACTTTTTGACTGTTTCTTCTACTTCACCCATATAATACATGGCTTCGACAATGGTGATGAAATGGTACTTCTGCTCTGTTTCTATAGATCTCTCAAACTCTTGGaaggtcatgatgcagtcatgtctacagtagaattcatctcgacctttgcaggacttaaaccccattaaaagctattaaaccaagataacactcattgaagcagctcaactgattaaatcagatcttctctggttgtgtacaagtgtctgttttcaatgtgcgacatcgcaataaagctggtattacagcttcagttgggtaaccgattataaaggaaacgaaaggaaacaatggtatgtgtaccattgttcacgaaatgagacaaagacctgctttttgttaaccagcattcttcaaaatgagcaacataatgattgttgacttaacacagtttggaaataatttcttcatatttttggtgttatctgtcgtttacatatccttcctaaaacacaaaagtgcgaccctctccaaacatctaaattagccaaaaattttaggacatgttacaaaactttattttctagaacctatttagaataatttaaatgtagcttttaccgtttttgtgtggcatccttcagaagtgagcagtccgataccaatattttcggtcaaatctgcattcaattaacacggggagttggctagctatgccttgccctcactcatattttacaaaagtgcgaccatttctgaacatctaacctagctgtaattttaggtcatgttagagaaatatatttgctagaagttttggagaataaataaaatattggctggttatttttcacacagtgatgttaactaggcaagtgtccattctcccaacatacatcatttgttgaggtcacacgtcaatggtgagagcactgtgtattgtgtataggaaaacggacagtaactgcagtatgtttggtTGTGCCACTTGTATTCAATCCCGGTAATGTCGCTGCTTTTCTGACGTACCATTTCTTGATATTTGGAGATCTGATTTGTGGTTGGTTCAATGACGGTTGCAGATATTCAAGAGAATTTGGTTTTCAGTTTCTTCAGCTGTAATGTTTCTTGATAACCTGTTGGTTAAAAATgataagaaaacaaaaaaattgtatttttgagatgTTGTTTAAAAAACAGCCATTTTTGGCCAAAGGGGATTAATTTTGACTCgaaattttagaaatatgttattaaattaaatattttttctcTCCAGGTTTTTAAagttttcagtgatttttttttttggggggtcctaATAAAAGATCGACCAACCCTACTTGGCAAATCTAGTCAGTTTACTCGTAGAACAGCTTCTTGAAAGCCTGTTGGAAATAAAATCATATTAGAAGAAAAAGTTCTTAGGAACATTccaacacattttttttaatttgctgcaAGCAAttaaaaatgacacatttttgaccaaagtggattgattttgaatgacatgtttttaaatattttcgtcCAGATTTTTAAAGCTTTCGGTGATTTTTTTAGGATCATTAGCAAAgaaaattaaataggcctacagacCGACCGATACTCCTAGCACTATAGAAATTTATACTGAGAATTCTTttaaagcgatgagaattggacaacaGTATGAGCATTGATCATTTTCTCATCTCTCTGAAAATATTCCCATCCAAATGAATGTGAAATACTAATTAACGTGTCAagcacctgtcacattgttttaaatgagaaaatttagTTTCAACCGTCATCTGATGTGTAATATATagctatacaatcaagtgcaaatttgctggaaCACTTCcacagttcaatgaccctccctacTCCTGTAAATGGAAATCAATCATTCAAGATTTACTCTAATTTAATAATTCATGTAAAGAAATCTTTTAAGGTTAAAATATACAATACTGAATTGGCAAtatgaagaaaaaagtaaaagaaagaaagaaagaaagaaagaaagaaagaaagaaagaaagaaagaaagaaagaaagaaagaaagaaagaaagaaagaaagaaagaaagaaagaaagaaagacagaaagaaagaaagaaagacagaaagaaagaaagaaagaaagaaagaaagaaagaaagaaagaaagaaagaaagaaagaaagaaagaaagaaagaaagaaagaaagaaagaaagaaagaaagaaagaaagaaagaaaagaaaagaaaagaacattacatggattcgaacttgtgaccagtggcgtaactacgggggcagagggggggggggcaacatgccccgggctaCATCCACAACTCTTATACAGCTTCGAAATTCAAAAATTCATGAAAGTATTTCTGATACATCTAGTACATGCAGAGTATCAGTCTCGTCGCGGCTGGCTGAAAACCAGGAAGTAAACAGTCCAGGGTTGGCAATATTTTCAGCCCGAATCGCTGAATatccaaaagtcgcccaatttctACTTAACCATTTTTATGAAATAAGTATGTACCAAAGTTGCGAGAACCAATCATGAAAACGTGGCTAAATTTTGCTCTtaatcattggtttctatgggacaggaaattgtcaaaaatcgtGGGGGAAATCTTCAataatcgcccaattgggctacaaaatcgcGACTTTGCAACCCTGAAATCTAAAATTGGTTGGACCGGCAAACCTAAGCTCGGATTTGATGCCCGGGCATCAGAGATGTTTCTTTTGCCTCTATTAATTAGAAAACATAGCATTTTGCTTATTCCTGGTAGGGTTTAGTTACTACACTAGTAAACATTCTGAAACTGCAAGAAAAAGAACATGCGTGGGGAATAGTGTATTTTGGGATTGACCGATCTCCGAGTGCCCCTTTAAGCGACAAGACTCTGTTGGTTCGTGTtgaagtaaatttgagcaagaaatccaatcgatatttctgaagttgccgttgcagttgaagtaaattttcaagCTTCATTTCGCAAATTCTCTATTATTGTAAATAATGTTACTTGAGTCACGCCTGAGTGGAGATACATAATGGTTGCGGAAGCCCCTCGCATTATACCTATACTTTTTGCTTACCTTCACTACTGCCCACACCAAGCACACGCAGTGGTTGATAATCAAGTTTATCACCAAATCTTTGAGACAAAACCTTCACTACATTTGATTCAAATTCTTCCTCTGTCCATTTTGCAAGAATTTCCTGACGTGCTGTGTGTTGATAAAACGTATTGAGAACCATCCAATAGTGGTCGTGGTTGCAGTATAATTGTTGTGGGCTTTTCTGGTGGAAATTAGATGTAGCCATGTTGCAGTGTAGTAACGTTGTAATGTATATTGTATACAGATCATGATCATGAACCTACATCTACATGAGGcttgtcatttatttatttacataattaGTCATTTATTTAATCAGTCACATATTTACATATCCCTACACGCATatgtaaataacattttaatatctCTATTGCGGCATATCTTCGGCCTTTGGATACAAACAAAATCAGGAGGGTCAGTCTGTTGGGAGTCTGTTACAGTCGAATATGTGTTGTCATAACTATGTTTTATCTCCagttaaatgaatgattaggattcagctatgtttcatttgacagaaTTTTGCGCTGTATTTTTCTTTGGGAGTAGTGCACTGTGGCACCCTTGAGGGTCTGTCTAGCAAGTGTGCCTACATACACCGTGGCACCCTTGAGAGTCTGTCTAGCAAGTGTGCCTATGTGCACTGTGGCACCCTTGAGGGTTTGCATAGCAAGTgtgcttatttatgtgtactgCGCCCCTTTGAGAGTCTGCCTAGCATGTGTGCCTATATGCACTGTGGTACCTTTGAGGGTTTGCTTAGCAAGTGTGGCTATTTGCGCCGTGGCATCCTTCAGGGTTTGCCTAGCATGTGTGCCTATATGCACTGTGGTACCTTTGAGGGTTTGCTTAGCAAGTGTGGCTATTTGCGCCGTGGCATCCTTCAGGGTTTGCCTAGCATGTGTGCCTATATGCACTGTGGTACCTTTGAGGGTTTGCTTAGCAAGTGTGGCTATTTGCGCCGTGGCATCCTTCAGGGTTTGCCTAGCATGTGTGCCTATATGCACTGTGGCACCCTTGCTAGGCAGACCCTCAAGTAACTGATACTGACGCAGTAAAATTAAGTAGCGCACCAAGAATGGCTCGTCATACATTTTATGGTTAAATACAAGAGTACAAGGCCGATACCTTTGACATATAGCCCTATGTCGAAGTGTCAGCCGTTCAGTATTATGCATGTGCAAATGTGTATGCGGAATTGGAGTGACACTAATGCGGTTATGGACTGCAAATATAACCTGCCAAATATTGGTTGATATTACTATTATTACAAAATATCTACATATTGAAATACGATTAATAAATCCTAAAATCACGATGACAGATACTGTCGGAGTGACACAAAAGTCACGGtttttctattagcaacgcaaacctatgacgaatTCCGTTGGTTTGCGAGCTACAACGTGAGGCACGTTTTGAATATTCACACGTAACTCTACTCGGCCCTTGTATTTGGAGCAACACCTAACATAAAGGTGTCTGTTGAAGAGTCCATAACACCCTCTGGGAGGTCACGGGACACCACGATATGGTAATGACGTTTTGCTATATTAGATAatattgctgtcaataatacgaaggaaatacTACGACCGGATACAAGTAGTATAAACTTCTATGTACCACCCAATTCGATAGCATTTAGCGTAATTACTTTTGCCATGATATTTGACATGTTAGAAGTGATACAATTTAACAGGCGAACTATACATGAACGTGATAAACTGTctgattaagggtagacgaggtattgttggtcgaagcaacctaaaaatcgatttttattatctagatcaatatattattgaaaattaacaccttgatgttttgcaaaagttcattctacaaatcgtatactttgcaaacttgcttaatttattgttgttttaaaatgagttatgtacgttttacaaaagtgttgttgtttcagccctctttacaacgtaactcaagaaccgcagcacctataaaagtgtttctgtgatattgtaattcttctacatgctcgttatgaattgagcaatgcagtttttgccaaagctcactaccattcgtaagatgctgtgaactaccaaatcacaacagtttaaaataattaataaccttaaggcacTGGGATAAATTCCACCCAAAGTACACAAAGGGAGCGTATTTTGTGTATTGCTCTTGATGTAAGTTGTTGTAATGTGTGCAGTCATATGATATAATGTTTTATATGCCgtttttattgtgtattatatgtATGGCCTTTGTGCCACCTGggaccaagggagaacagtgccagtgcattgattggtcacctcatgtaaataaataaataaataaataaataaataaataaataaataaataaataaataaataaataaataaataaataaataaataaataaataaatacacaaggaatgtatttatatatataatctGGGCAT includes:
- the LOC140163718 gene encoding histamine N-methyltransferase-like → MTFQEFERSIETEQKYHFITIVEAMYYMGEVEETVKKLYKLLQPGGMIFMIIVADSGMSLLLKTFPQLAMEEQTPTTTTEPQKVKTNGLITSTDVKYVLSKYQMAYTQSFYTLSADVTTCFTQDEMTPVTKLLLDFITMTVKFQESVPDETFNQVIDYIKRNARVKKSDQGDDKYYFDTNGDILMISKYF